A single region of the Malaclemys terrapin pileata isolate rMalTer1 chromosome 4, rMalTer1.hap1, whole genome shotgun sequence genome encodes:
- the MGA gene encoding MAX gene-associated protein isoform X6, whose protein sequence is MEKQQIVLGNRDSGTVSGAAPAFFVILKQQQGNGKADQGILVANRDACTLTSSVSTPVKSKVKTCLPADCTSGSITVTLDNNSMWNEFYHRSTEMILTKQGRRMFPYCRYWITGLDSNLKYILVMDISPVDNHRYKWNGRWWEPSGKAEPHVLGRVFIHPESPSTGQYWMHQPVSFYKLKLTNNTLDQEGHIILHSMHRYLPRLHLVPADKATEVIQLNGPDVHTFTFPQTEFFAVTAYQNIQITQLKIDYNPFAKGFRDDGLNSRPPRDVKQNSSSEHEGGSVSSSPSNRGRHTETDGLESQQRDLDSSFSGQNPSDIDLEKESFNAERDFLDFLDADLPLSDMPRLKQEVSESPIASSYESSSRVASPLDPNGHFNVVIKEEPIDDYDYGSSVCMEGITVKQEDTDEETDEYSNSDDDPILEKQLRKHSEIDRKDAGIRSTKRMLANPSGVAKAKMLKLDSGKMPVVYLEPCAVTKSTVKISELPQTMLSSCKKDKSPVSAILDSFPICFENHKDSCLDTVMETEEVAVKKQFSGNKAPQKYCSIKEAPWTMSKSSSFKLGSSTGGPFSAKDVAGRKKAGVLRNPMSQKGTGTNQNPMSSGPSRRGRPRKLKISKAGRPPKNIGKNVVASKNASLGLGSILPDVKPDLEDVDGVLFVSFASKEALDIHTVDRVGGEESQNLQTSLLATSDPGCRARIRLLEKELLEDLKSLRHKQVIHPSLQEVGLKLNSVDPTMSIDLKYLGVQLPLSYSKNYSLWNYPRVIPSCSDAGFPFVSRTGKTNDFTKIKGWRGKFHGASRNEGSGSEGSLKNRSAFCSDKLDEYLENEGKLMETSMGFSSSTSASPVVYQLPTKSTSYVRTLDSVLKKQSTSTPSTSYTFKPLSVSSASRKMKTQNKQTASKSRVKPSYKPILPSPVVLKQKHSFSVPGEKITKSLPSSNMANQVDNFMVPALDENMLPKQINLRQAHQQQQATRPPGLSKSQVKLMDLEDCALWDGKPRTYITEERADISLATLLTAQDSPVETLLSASRRISNPEKPSLFV, encoded by the exons ATGGAGAAACAACAAATTGTGTTGGGTAACCGGGACAGTGGGACAGTGTCTGGTGCAGCACCTGCTTTTTTTGTCATCCTGAAACAGCAGCAGGGAAATGGTAAAGCTGATCAAGGAATTCTAGTAGCAAACCGGGATGCCTGTACTCTCACCAGTAGTGTGTCAACTCCAGTAAAATCCAAAGTAAAGACTTGCCTTCCAGCTGATTGTACCTCAGGTAGCATCACTGTCACCCTGGACAACAACAGTATGTGGAATGAGTTCTACCATCGCAGCACAGAGATGATTCTGACCAAACAGGGGAGGCGTATGTTCCCATACTGCCGGTACTGGATTACAGGCCTAGATTCCAATCTGAAATACATCCTAGTCATGGATATCTCTCCTGTGGACAATCACCGCTATAAATGGAATGGTCGTTGGTGGGAGCCTAGTGGGAAGGCAGAACCCCATGTTCTGGGACGGGTATTTATTCATCCAGAATCACCCTCCACTGGTCAGTACTGGATGCACCAGCCAGTATCCTTCTACAAACTCAAGCTTACCAACAATACTCTGGACCAAGAAGGTCATATCATATTGCATTCTATGCACCGCTATCTGCCACGGCTTCACCTGGTACCTGCAGACAAAGCCACAGAGGTTATCCAGCTGAATGGTCCTGATGTACACACCTTCACCTTCCCACAGACAGAGTTCTTTGCAGTGACAGCCTATCAGAACATCCAGATTACCCAGCTAAAGATAGATTACAACCCTTTTGCTAAAGGATTCAGAGATGATGGACTGAACAGTAGACCTCCGCGTGATGTGAAGCAAAATAGTAGCTCAGAGCATGAAGGAGGTAGTGTTTCCAGCTCTCCCAGCAATCGTGGCCGACATACTGAAACCGATGGATTAGAGTCACAGCAGAGAGATCTAGATTCTTCATTTAGTGGTCAGAATCCGTCAGACATTGATTTGGAGAAAGAATCCTTTAATGCAGAACGGGACTTCCTGGATTTCCTGGATGCAGACCTGCCTCTTAGTGATATGCCCAGGTTAAAACAAGAGGTATCTGAAAG tcCCATCGCTAGCAGTTATGAAAGCAGCTCCCGGGTAGCATCCCCGTTGGACCCAAATGGACACTTCAATGTAGTCATTAAAGAGGAGCCAATAGATGACTATGATTACGGATCAAGTGTGTGCATGGAAGGGATAACTGTGAAGCAGGAAgacacagatgaggaaacagatgAATATTCCAATAGTGATGATGATCCCATACTAGAGAAACAACTGAGAAAACACAGTGAGATAGACAGAAAAGATGCAGGAATCAGGTCCACCAAACGAATGCTGGCCAACCCTTCAGGTGTTGCCAAAGCCAAAATGTTAAAATTGGATAGTGGGAAGATGCCTGTAGTCTATTTAGAGCCTTGTGCAGTCACCAAGAGCACGGTAAAGATCTCTGAGCTGCCACAGACCATGCTTTCCTCTTGTAAGAAGGATAAATCCCCAGTGAGTGCAATATTGGACTCCTTTCCTATTTGTTTTGAAAATCATAAGGACTCTTGCTTAGACACAGTCATGGAAACTGAGGAAGTAGCTGTGAAAAAACAGTTCTCTGGAAACAAAGCGCCACAGAAATACTGTTCCATCAAAGAGGCACCATGGACCATGTCTAAATCATCTAGTTTCAAGCTTGGGAGCTCTACAGGAGGCCCCTTTTCAGCCAAAGACGTTGCTGGAAGAAAAAAAGCAGGTGTACTAAGGAATCCCATGTCCCAGAAGGGTACTGGTACTAATCAAAATCCTATGTCATCAGGCCCAAGTAGAAGAGGAAGGCCACGAAAGCTAAAGATCTCCAAGGCTGGACGACCCCCTAAAAACATAGGGAAGAATGTAGTGGCAAGCAAGAATGCCTCCCTGGGATTAGGGAGTATCCTTCCAGATGTTAAGCCAGATCTTGAGGATGTGGATGGAGTCCTCTTTGTGTCCTTTGCATCCAAG GAAGCTCTTGACATTCACACTGTTGATCGAGTTGGAGGAGAAGAATCACAGAATCTGCAGACTTCCTTGCTAGCTACAAGTGATCCAG GTTGTCGAGCAAGAATACGCTTGTTGGAAAAAGAACTCTTGGAAGATCTGAAGTCCTTGAGGCATAAGCAAGTGATACATCCTAGTCTCCAGGAAG TGGGACTGAAGTTGAACTCTGTGGACCCAACAATGAGCATTGATCTGAAATATTTGGGTGTGCAGCTCCCGCTTTCCTACTCAAAAAACTACTCTTtgtggaactacccaagagtcaTTCCTAGCTGTTCGG ATGCTGGGTTTCCCTTTGTTTCCAGGACAGGGAAAACAAATGATTTCACCAAGATCAAGGGCTGGCGAGGGAAGTTTCACGGTGCTTCTAGAAATGAAG GTAGTGGTTCAGAGGGCTCTTTGAAGAATCGCTCTGCTTTCTGCAGTGACAAGCTGGATGAATACCTGGAAAATGAAGGGAAGCTGATGGAAACAAGCATGGGATTCTCTTCTAGCACTTCCGCTTCTCCTGTGGTTTATCAGCTTCCAACCAAGAGCACTAGCTATGTACGAACACTAGACAGTGTTCTAAAGAAGCAATCCACCAGCACTCCATCCACCTCTTATACTTTCAAGCCTCTCTCTGTGTCTTCTGCCTCTAGGAAGATGAAAACTCAGAATAAACAGACAGCTTCAAAGAGCCGAGTAAAACCATCCTACAAACCCATACTTCCTTCACCTGTTGTATTAAAGCAGAAACACAGCTTTTCAGTCCCAGGGGAGAAGATCACTAAGTCTCTGCCAAGTAGTAACATGGCTAATCAGGTGGATAATTTTATGGTGCCAGCTCTAGATGAAAACATGTTGCCAAAGCAGATTAATCTGCGTCAGGCACACCAGCAACAACAGGCTACTCGCCCACCAGGTTTGTCTAAGTCTCAGGTGAAGTTGATGGACTTAGAGGACTGTGCATTGTGGGATGGGAAACCACGGACCTACATCACAGAAGAACGAGCAGACATATCCCTGGCAACTCTGCTCACTGCTCAG GACTCCCCAGTGGAGACGCTTTTGTCCGCCTCAAGAAGAATTTCTAACCCAGAGAAGCCATCTCTTTTCGTTTAA
- the MGA gene encoding MAX gene-associated protein isoform X5 → MEKQQIVLGNRDSGTVSGAAPAFFVILKQQQGNGKADQGILVANRDACTLTSSVSTPVKSKVKTCLPADCTSGSITVTLDNNSMWNEFYHRSTEMILTKQGRRMFPYCRYWITGLDSNLKYILVMDISPVDNHRYKWNGRWWEPSGKAEPHVLGRVFIHPESPSTGQYWMHQPVSFYKLKLTNNTLDQEGHIILHSMHRYLPRLHLVPADKATEVIQLNGPDVHTFTFPQTEFFAVTAYQNIQITQLKIDYNPFAKGFRDDGLNSRPPRDVKQNSSSEHEGGSVSSSPSNRGRHTETDGLESQQRDLDSSFSGQNPSDIDLEKESFNAERDFLDFLDADLPLSDMPRLKQEVSESPIASSYESSSRVASPLDPNGHFNVVIKEEPIDDYDYGSSVCMEGITVKQEDTDEETDEYSNSDDDPILEKQLRKHSEIDRKDAGIRSTKRMLANPSGVAKAKMLKLDSGKMPVVYLEPCAVTKSTVKISELPQTMLSSCKKDKSPVSAILDSFPICFENHKDSCLDTVMETEEVAVKKQFSGNKAPQKYCSIKEAPWTMSKSSSFKLGSSTGGPFSAKDVAGRKKAGVLRNPMSQKGTGTNQNPMSSGPSRRGRPRKLKISKAGRPPKNIGKNVVASKNASLGLGSILPDVKPDLEDVDGVLFVSFASKEALDIHTVDRVGGEESQNLQTSLLATSDPGCRARIRLLEKELLEDLKSLRHKQVIHPSLQEVGLKLNSVDPTMSIDLKYLGVQLPLSYSKNYSLWNYPRVIPSCSDAGFPFVSRTGKTNDFTKIKGWRGKFHGASRNEGSGSEGSLKNRSAFCSDKLDEYLENEGKLMETSMGFSSSTSASPVVYQLPTKSTSYVRTLDSVLKKQSTSTPSTSYTFKPLSVSSASRKMKTQNKQTASKSRVKPSYKPILPSPVVLKQKHSFSVPGEKITKSLPSSNMANQVDNFMVPALDENMLPKQINLRQAHQQQQATRPPGLSKSQVKLMDLEDCALWDGKPRTYITEERADISLATLLTAQASLKNKPIHKIIRRRAPPCNNDFCRLGCICASLALEKRQPTHCRRPDCMFGCTCLKRRVLLVKGGSKHKKILKKAVRGSLIFYGPQGEDQQEEEELEEEGDGEEDELKQKDRRRRKKVEYTICDTEPEQPIRNCPLWIKVEGEIDPEPIYIPTPSVIEPMKPLVLPTPEDLPSSKNKSSNGVKPGRVYTPKPNPVIRDEDKDPVYLYFERMMTCARVRAYECKREEKKQQKDPYICNSNNCTGKEHDPEHQTLKKELCEMEKDTDKSGGESATY, encoded by the exons ATGGAGAAACAACAAATTGTGTTGGGTAACCGGGACAGTGGGACAGTGTCTGGTGCAGCACCTGCTTTTTTTGTCATCCTGAAACAGCAGCAGGGAAATGGTAAAGCTGATCAAGGAATTCTAGTAGCAAACCGGGATGCCTGTACTCTCACCAGTAGTGTGTCAACTCCAGTAAAATCCAAAGTAAAGACTTGCCTTCCAGCTGATTGTACCTCAGGTAGCATCACTGTCACCCTGGACAACAACAGTATGTGGAATGAGTTCTACCATCGCAGCACAGAGATGATTCTGACCAAACAGGGGAGGCGTATGTTCCCATACTGCCGGTACTGGATTACAGGCCTAGATTCCAATCTGAAATACATCCTAGTCATGGATATCTCTCCTGTGGACAATCACCGCTATAAATGGAATGGTCGTTGGTGGGAGCCTAGTGGGAAGGCAGAACCCCATGTTCTGGGACGGGTATTTATTCATCCAGAATCACCCTCCACTGGTCAGTACTGGATGCACCAGCCAGTATCCTTCTACAAACTCAAGCTTACCAACAATACTCTGGACCAAGAAGGTCATATCATATTGCATTCTATGCACCGCTATCTGCCACGGCTTCACCTGGTACCTGCAGACAAAGCCACAGAGGTTATCCAGCTGAATGGTCCTGATGTACACACCTTCACCTTCCCACAGACAGAGTTCTTTGCAGTGACAGCCTATCAGAACATCCAGATTACCCAGCTAAAGATAGATTACAACCCTTTTGCTAAAGGATTCAGAGATGATGGACTGAACAGTAGACCTCCGCGTGATGTGAAGCAAAATAGTAGCTCAGAGCATGAAGGAGGTAGTGTTTCCAGCTCTCCCAGCAATCGTGGCCGACATACTGAAACCGATGGATTAGAGTCACAGCAGAGAGATCTAGATTCTTCATTTAGTGGTCAGAATCCGTCAGACATTGATTTGGAGAAAGAATCCTTTAATGCAGAACGGGACTTCCTGGATTTCCTGGATGCAGACCTGCCTCTTAGTGATATGCCCAGGTTAAAACAAGAGGTATCTGAAAG tcCCATCGCTAGCAGTTATGAAAGCAGCTCCCGGGTAGCATCCCCGTTGGACCCAAATGGACACTTCAATGTAGTCATTAAAGAGGAGCCAATAGATGACTATGATTACGGATCAAGTGTGTGCATGGAAGGGATAACTGTGAAGCAGGAAgacacagatgaggaaacagatgAATATTCCAATAGTGATGATGATCCCATACTAGAGAAACAACTGAGAAAACACAGTGAGATAGACAGAAAAGATGCAGGAATCAGGTCCACCAAACGAATGCTGGCCAACCCTTCAGGTGTTGCCAAAGCCAAAATGTTAAAATTGGATAGTGGGAAGATGCCTGTAGTCTATTTAGAGCCTTGTGCAGTCACCAAGAGCACGGTAAAGATCTCTGAGCTGCCACAGACCATGCTTTCCTCTTGTAAGAAGGATAAATCCCCAGTGAGTGCAATATTGGACTCCTTTCCTATTTGTTTTGAAAATCATAAGGACTCTTGCTTAGACACAGTCATGGAAACTGAGGAAGTAGCTGTGAAAAAACAGTTCTCTGGAAACAAAGCGCCACAGAAATACTGTTCCATCAAAGAGGCACCATGGACCATGTCTAAATCATCTAGTTTCAAGCTTGGGAGCTCTACAGGAGGCCCCTTTTCAGCCAAAGACGTTGCTGGAAGAAAAAAAGCAGGTGTACTAAGGAATCCCATGTCCCAGAAGGGTACTGGTACTAATCAAAATCCTATGTCATCAGGCCCAAGTAGAAGAGGAAGGCCACGAAAGCTAAAGATCTCCAAGGCTGGACGACCCCCTAAAAACATAGGGAAGAATGTAGTGGCAAGCAAGAATGCCTCCCTGGGATTAGGGAGTATCCTTCCAGATGTTAAGCCAGATCTTGAGGATGTGGATGGAGTCCTCTTTGTGTCCTTTGCATCCAAG GAAGCTCTTGACATTCACACTGTTGATCGAGTTGGAGGAGAAGAATCACAGAATCTGCAGACTTCCTTGCTAGCTACAAGTGATCCAG GTTGTCGAGCAAGAATACGCTTGTTGGAAAAAGAACTCTTGGAAGATCTGAAGTCCTTGAGGCATAAGCAAGTGATACATCCTAGTCTCCAGGAAG TGGGACTGAAGTTGAACTCTGTGGACCCAACAATGAGCATTGATCTGAAATATTTGGGTGTGCAGCTCCCGCTTTCCTACTCAAAAAACTACTCTTtgtggaactacccaagagtcaTTCCTAGCTGTTCGG ATGCTGGGTTTCCCTTTGTTTCCAGGACAGGGAAAACAAATGATTTCACCAAGATCAAGGGCTGGCGAGGGAAGTTTCACGGTGCTTCTAGAAATGAAG GTAGTGGTTCAGAGGGCTCTTTGAAGAATCGCTCTGCTTTCTGCAGTGACAAGCTGGATGAATACCTGGAAAATGAAGGGAAGCTGATGGAAACAAGCATGGGATTCTCTTCTAGCACTTCCGCTTCTCCTGTGGTTTATCAGCTTCCAACCAAGAGCACTAGCTATGTACGAACACTAGACAGTGTTCTAAAGAAGCAATCCACCAGCACTCCATCCACCTCTTATACTTTCAAGCCTCTCTCTGTGTCTTCTGCCTCTAGGAAGATGAAAACTCAGAATAAACAGACAGCTTCAAAGAGCCGAGTAAAACCATCCTACAAACCCATACTTCCTTCACCTGTTGTATTAAAGCAGAAACACAGCTTTTCAGTCCCAGGGGAGAAGATCACTAAGTCTCTGCCAAGTAGTAACATGGCTAATCAGGTGGATAATTTTATGGTGCCAGCTCTAGATGAAAACATGTTGCCAAAGCAGATTAATCTGCGTCAGGCACACCAGCAACAACAGGCTACTCGCCCACCAGGTTTGTCTAAGTCTCAGGTGAAGTTGATGGACTTAGAGGACTGTGCATTGTGGGATGGGAAACCACGGACCTACATCACAGAAGAACGAGCAGACATATCCCTGGCAACTCTGCTCACTGCTCAG gcttctcttaaaaataaacctatccACAAAATAATCAGAAGGCGAGCACCACCTTGCAACAATGATTTCTGCCGTCTGGGTTGTATCTGTGCTAGTCTAGCACTGGAAAAGCGTCAGCCTACCCATTGTCGCAGGCCTGACTGTATGTTTGGCTGCACTTGTTTGAAAAGAAGGGTGTTACTAGTAAAGGGAGGATCCAAACACAAGAAAATCCTGAAGAAAGCTGTGCGTGGAAGCCTCATATTCTATGGGCCACAAGGGGAAGatcagcaggaagaggaggagttggaAGAAGAGGGTGATGGGGAGGAAGATGAGCTGAAACAGAAAGAtaggagaaggagaaagaaggtGGAATACA CTATCTGTGATACAGAGCCAGAGCAGCCTATTAGGAACTGCCCATTGTGGATAAAAGTAGAAGGGGAGATAGATCCAGAACCAATTTACATCCCAACACCATCTGTCATTGAACCAATGAAACCTTTGGTGCTGCCTACCCCAGAGGACTTGCCTTCCAGTAAGAACAAATCTTCCAATGGAGTCAAACCAGGGAGAGTATATACTCCCAAACCCAACCCAGTG ATTCGGGATGAGGACAAGGATCCTGTTTACTTGTACTTTGAGAGGATGATGACTTGTGCCCGGGTCCGAGCGTATGAAtgcaaaagggaagaaaaaaagcagCAGAAGGACCCGTACATCTGTAATTCAAATAATTGTACCGGAAAG GAGCATGATCCTGAGCACCAGACCCTTAAAAAAGAACTTTGTGAGATGGAGAAAGACACTGATAAATCAGGAG GGGaaagtgccacctactga